The Humulus lupulus chromosome 3, drHumLupu1.1, whole genome shotgun sequence genome window below encodes:
- the LOC133824462 gene encoding uncharacterized protein LOC133824462, with translation MIRNRQKTLQRWEKLRKYVMYTWGFSISDDDHNNKKNGSCCSGDMLKSISGKGSLQKHRQQSRTDSKIPAPNHSHTCRTKSLIPRTALSLEEKSDSRGEHVSCFSFNVVKISDWLPESEPIGIFSKTGTSPLSQLSLKNPPQQQSPSTSDSEFHVIVELAELGVSIIDHTPEEILYLSVQTFIFSYSTGLGSGISRFKLRMHGIQVDNQLPLTPMPVLFRPQKVGDETDYILKFSVTMQSNGSLDLCVYPFIGFYVSRSLFRGGFFFFFFILIIFLLIILGPENAAFLINIHEPIIWRLHEMIQQVNFNRLYDNQTSSVAVDPIIQIGVLNISDVRFKVSMAMSPSQRPRGVLGFWASLMTALGNTENMPVRINQRFHENVCMRQSSMTNIAISNIRKDLLGQPLQFLSGVDILGNASSALGHMSKGMAALSMDKKFIQSRQRQENKGIEDLGDVIREGGGALAKGLFRGVTGILTKPLEGAKTSGVEGFVQGVGRGLVGAAAQPVSGVLDLLSKTTEGANAMRMKIASAITSDEQLLRRRLPHVISGDNLLWPYDEYKARGHVLFFN, from the exons ATGATTAGAAATCGGCAAAAAACACTACAACGCTGGGAAAAG TTGAGGAAATATGTGATGTACACATGGGGCTTTAGCATATCAGATGATGACCACAACAACAAGAAAAATGGATCATGTTGCAGTGGTGATATGCTAAAATCTATCAGCGGAAAAGGATCATTACAAAAACATAGGCAACAGAGCAGAACAGATTCTAAG ATTCCTGCTCCAAATCATTCCCACACTTGTAGAACCAAGTCTTTGATACCAAGAACTGCTTTGAGTCTTGAAGAGAAGTCAGATTCTCGGGGTGAACATGTGAGTTGCTTTTCAT TCAATGTTGTTAAGATCAGTGACTGGTTGCCAGAGAGTGAACCTATTGGAATATTCAGTAAAACAGGCACATCTCCTCTATCACAGCTTTCTTTAAAGAACCCACCTCAACAGCAATCACCGTCCACCTCAGACTCAGAATTTCATGTTATTGTTGAATTAGCTGAGCTTGGAGTATCAATCATTGATCACACACCTGAAGAAATTTTGTACCTCTCTGTTCAGACTTTTATTTTTTCATATTCAACTGGCTTGGGCTCTGGAATTAGTAG GTTCAAATTAAGAATGCATGGGATACAAGTGGATAATCAGCTGCCATTAACTCCAATGCCAGTTCTTTTCAGACCACAGAAAGTTGGGGATGAGACGGATTATATCTTGAAATTTTCTGTGACCATGCAATCAAACGGGTCACTGGATCTTTGTGTCTATCCGTTTATTGGTTTTTATGTGAGTAGATCATTGTTTAgaggaggttttttttttttcttttttatactaatcatatttttattgatCATTTTGGGTCCTGAAAATGCTGCCTTCCTGATAAACATTCATGAACCTATTATATGGCGCCTTCATGAAATGATCCAGCAGGTCAACTTCAATCGCTTATATGATAACCAAACCTCTTCCGTTGCTGTTGATCCAATTATCCAAATTGG AGTTCTTAACATCTCAGATGTTCGGTTCAAGGTGTCAATGGCTATGTCACCCAGTCAACGACCAAGGGGTGTACTTGGCTTTTGGGCATCATTGATGACTGCACTGGGAAACACTGAGAATATGCCA GTTAGAATAAATCAAAGGTTTCATGAGAATGTGTGCATGAGGCAGAGTTCAATGACAAATATTGCTATTTCAAACATACGGAAGGATCTCCTTGGCCAACCTCTTCAATTTCTTTCTGGTGTTGATATATTGGGTAACGCAAGCAGTGCACTTGGACATATGAGTAAGGGTATGGCTGCCTTATCAATGGATAAGAAGTTCATCCAAAGTCGGCAGAGACAG GAAAACAAGGGCATAGAGGATCTTGGTGATGTTATTAGAGAAGGAGGTGGTGCACTAGCAAAAGGCCTATTCAGGGGAGTCACTGGAATATTAACAAAGCCTCTTGAAGGTGCAAAAACTTCTGGTGTTGAGGGTTTTGTTCAAGGTGTTGGAAGAGGACTAGTTGGTGCAGCGGCACAACCAGTTAGTGGGGTTCTGGATCTTTTGTCAAAAACCACAGAAGGAGCCAATGCAATGAGAATGAAGATAGCATCagctataacttctgatgaacaACTTCTTCGTAGGAGACTTCCTCACGTAATTAGTGGTGATAATTTACTCTGGCCTTATGACGAGTACAAAGCTCGAGGACATGTATTGTTTTTCAACTGA